The Scophthalmus maximus strain ysfricsl-2021 chromosome 7, ASM2237912v1, whole genome shotgun sequence genome includes a window with the following:
- the mov10l1 gene encoding RNA helicase Mov10l1 isoform X2: protein MLTAVRCMLSKLVSPLWRTGEVDGEGFTSGTSDVEDIRHLRGSVVTQLCLDYGMIDDAVYFTSGQVLGGMPLKEGDLVNGIAVRDGAQGGWKALRVEKSADAWEDGGKTSLEADCMQLRPLIGTVTSFEGDGGYINQTTYFPRHSLWEGYEPMKGDWVQAKYFINPTHWTTQANSVAPLRYRRLDRVCVTSVFGNKGVVQDSVFFCLDSLRLPAHYQPLPGHLVNLVMVESSQSMFSWRALCMAPCLQSQSSSAARLPDTDLRSLLENKGELDVTEYGQFGDLRIGERQELVLWIQNKGSETHRLKRCDFAGWDSKEQFSLVTVKGSTTTRQKQTLRGNGPESGKEVCDAKELNKVNGDVVKKNNHSLGVRREERELDIPPGERLSVVVACQAKSLGSCSELLLLHFASFTIGRRLEVTVGSEEENLLQPFLPYMPTNTRPAAAIPSQVITVSVSKDTPRLTKRRLPSFLLNYPVPQALKDCVEAQNDVLVTQPCLGEVLSASNMLARFSALLWLEELHAERELREFTISGALLKKGAAYLHLEVNGLAEGRPSLNISDRIVLKKPRSDGVVIEYISYVTEINDESVSLRVNSEFLHSYLGEPLDVEFSYNRTTTRRCHNALHQMKHFGDFLFPTTVTLQPPLWTGKWEDEPDQNKAIGDNEAPALENGKVSSMSVNMNSKATQTKHGGLLSKPIPSKGHFFNPELNPPQREAVKRILEGECRPIPYVLFGPPGTGKTITLIEAILQSIPEVLRLYSRAGEDIRQACYNRIVVSTCSSAGMFHNLGLQVGHFTHVFLDEAGQATEPESSIPMSLVSERDGQIVLAGDPRQLGPIVKSKLAAAFGLGVSLLERLMSNPLYSRHDWGYNPKLVTKLIYNYRSHEALLVLPSKLFYQGELCCKAPRAIADSLCQWKNLPKKGFPLLFHGVRGTEMREGNNPSWFNPVEAVQAMLYCCQLSKKLYNPVNASDIGIIAPYKKQCEKIRVLLGKVGLSDIKVGSVEEFQGQEFLVIIMSTVRSNESVQSDDLQSALGFLANPKRFNVAITRPKALLLIVGNPHILIRDLCFRALLQYCFINGAYLGCDPPPSLRDSQIVAEEQKSA, encoded by the exons ATGCTGACTGCTGTGCGGTGCATGCTGTCCAAGCTGGTGTCTCCATTGTGGAGGACAGGGGAGGTGGATGGAGAAGGCTTTACTTCCGGTACATCAG ACGTGGAGGACATTCGCCACCTGCGGGGCAGTGTGGTGACTCAGCTCTGCCTCGACTATGGCATGATCGACGATGCGGTCTACTTCACCAGTGGACAGGTGTTGGGCGGGATGCCTCTCAAAGAAGGGGACCTGGTGAACGGCATAGCAGTGAGAGATGGTGCCCAAGGCGGATGGAAAGCTTTGAGG GTTGAGAAGAGTGCAGATGCTTGGGAAGATGGCGGAAAAACCTCCTTAGAAGCCGACTGTATGCAGCTGCGGCCTCTCATTGGCACAGTCACATCGTTTGAAGGAGATGGCGGCTACATAAACCAGACCACATACTTCCCACGCCACAGTCTTTGGGAAG GTTATGAGCCAATGAAAGGAGACTGGGTCCAAGCAAAATATTTTATCAATCCAACCCACTGGACCACCCAGGCTAATTCTGTGGCCCCATTACGCTATCGCCGCCTTGACCGG gtgtgtgtgaccagtgtgTTTGGTAACAAAGGAGTGGTGCAGGACAGTGTGTTCTTCTGCCTGGACTCTCTCCGACTGCCTGCCCACTATCAGCCGCTGCCGGGGCACCTGGTGAACCTGGTAATGGTAGAGAGCAGTCAGTCCATGTTCAGTTGGAGGGCCCTGTGCATGGCACCCTGCCTTCAGAG TCAGAGTTCTTCTGCTGCACGTCTGCCTGATACTGATCTCCGGAGCCTCTTGGAAAACAAAGGAGAGCTGGACGTTACAGAGTATGGACAGTTTGGGGATCTGAGGATTGGGGAGAGACAAGAGCTGGTGCTCTGGATACA AAATAAAGGATCAGAGACCCACAGGTTGAAACGCTGTGACTTTGCTGGCTGGGACTCAAAAGAACAGTTCAGCCTTGTGACTGTCAAAGGCTCCACAACgacgagacagaaacagactttGCGAGGAAATGGCCCTGAGTCTGGAAAAGAAGTCTGTGATGCAAAAGAGCTGAACAAAGTTAATGGTGATGTGGTGAAGAAGAATAACCATTCTCTTGGTgtaaggagggaggaaagggagcTGGATATTCCACCAGGAGAGAGGCTGTCTGTTGTAGTGGCCTGCCAAGCAAA GAGCCTGGGGAGCTGCTCCGAGTTGCTTTTGCTGCACTTCGCCTCTTTCACCATTGGGAGGCGCCTGGAGGTCACGGTGGGGAGCGAAGAGGAGAACCTGCTGCAACCCTTTCTGCCCTACATGCCCACTAACACGCGTCCGGCCGCAGCAATACCTAGTCAAGTGATCACCGTCTCTGTTTCAAAAGACACACCAAG ACTTACTAAGCGGCGACTTCCAAGCTTCCTGCTGAACTACCCAGTGCCTCAGGCTCTGAAAGACTGTGTGGAGGCGCAGAATGACGTGCTGGTGACTCAGCCTTGCCTCGGAGAG GTGCTGTCAGCATCCAACATGCTTGCCCGCTTCTCAGCCCTTCTCTGGCTGGAAGAGCTGCATGCAGAGCGGGAACTGAGAGAATTCACAATCAGCGGAGCGCTTCTCAAGAAGGGAGCTGCGTACCTGCACCTAGAGGTCAACGGGTTGGCTGAAGGCAGACCCAGTCTCAATATAA GTGACAGGATAGTGCTGAAGAAGCCGCGGAGTGACGGCGTTGTAATAGAATACATCAGTTATGTCACAGAG ATCAATGATGAGAGTGTGAGCTTGAGAGTGAACTCAGAGTTTCTGCACAGTTACCTTGGAGAGCCGCTCGACGTCGAGTTCTCATACAACAG AACCACCACAAGGCGGTGCCATAATGCACTTCACCAGATGAAGCACTTTGGGGACT TTCTGTTCCCCACTACAGTGACTCTTCAGCCCCCTCTGTGGACCGGAAAATGGGAAGATGAGCCAGACCAAAACAAGGCAATAGGGGACAATGAg GCTCCAGCGCTGGAAAACGGAAAGGTGTCGAGCATGTCCGTCAACATGAACTCAAAGGCCACACAGACGAAAC ATGGTGGACTGCTGTCCAAACCCATTCCCAGCAAAGGGCACTTCTTTAACCCAGAGCTGAACCCCCCTCAGAGGGAGGCAGTGAAGAGGATCCTGGAAGGAGAGTGTCGGCCCATTCCTTACGTTCTGTTTGGACCGCCAGGCACTGGGAAGACCATCACCCTCATAGAGGCCATACTACAG TCCATCCCAGAAGTGCTGAGACTGTACTCGAGGGCAGGGGAGGACATTCGTCAGGCCTGTTATAACAGGATCGTGGTCAGCACCTGCTCCAGCGCTGGCATGTTCCATAATCTCGGACTACA GGTGGGACATTTTACCCACGTGTTCTTGGATGAAGCCGGTCAGGCCACTGAGCCCGAGTCCTCGATCCCCATGAGCCTTGTatcagagagagatggacag ATAGTGTTGGCCGGAGACCCCCGTCAGTTGGGTCCAATAGTGAAGTCCAAGCTGGCTGCTGCCTTTGGCCTGGGGGTGTCTCTGTTAGAGAGGCTCATGTCCAACCCACTGTACTCCAGACATGACTGGGGATACAACCCTAAGCTG GTGACTAAGCTGATCTACAACTACCGTTCTCACGAGGCCTTGCTCGTGCTGCCGTCCAAGCTCTTCTACCAGGGGGAACTGTGTTGTAAAGCTCCCAGGGCCATAGCAGACTCCCTCTGCCAGTGGAAAAACCTGCCCAAAAAAggcttccctctcctcttccacgGCGTCAGG GGCACAGAAATGAGGGAAGGCAACAACCCATCATGGTTCAACCCGGTGGAGGCAGTGCAGGCCATGCTCTACTGCTGCCAGCTATCCAAGAAGCTCTACAACCCTGTGAATGCCTCTGACATTGGCATCATTGCTCCCTACAAGAAGCAA TGCGAGAAGATCCGAGTACTGCTGGGAAAAGTTGGCCTGTCTGACATCAAAGTGGGCTCTGTGGAGGAGTTCCAAGGACAAGAGTTCCTGGTCATCATCATGTCTACG GTGCGCTCTAATGAATCGGTACAGAGTGACGATTTGCAGAGTGCGCTCGGCTTCCTGGCCAACCCCAAACGATTCAACGTGGCCATCACTCGTCCCAAAGCCCTTCTCTTAATTGTTGGGAATCCCCACATTCTCATTAGG GATTTATGCTTCAGGGCTCTGCTGCAGTACTGCTTCATCAATGGGGCATATCTGGGCTGcgatccccctccctccctaaGAGACTCGCAGAT AGTTGCAGAGGAGCAAAAGAGTGCATAA
- the mov10l1 gene encoding RNA helicase Mov10l1 isoform X1, whose translation MLTAVRCMLSKLVSPLWRTGEVDGEGFTSGTSDVEDIRHLRGSVVTQLCLDYGMIDDAVYFTSGQVLGGMPLKEGDLVNGIAVRDGAQGGWKALRVEKSADAWEDGGKTSLEADCMQLRPLIGTVTSFEGDGGYINQTTYFPRHSLWEGYEPMKGDWVQAKYFINPTHWTTQANSVAPLRYRRLDRVCVTSVFGNKGVVQDSVFFCLDSLRLPAHYQPLPGHLVNLVMVESSQSMFSWRALCMAPCLQSQSSSAARLPDTDLRSLLENKGELDVTEYGQFGDLRIGERQELVLWIQNKGSETHRLKRCDFAGWDSKEQFSLVTVKGSTTTRQKQTLRGNGPESGKEVCDAKELNKVNGDVVKKNNHSLGVRREERELDIPPGERLSVVVACQAKSLGSCSELLLLHFASFTIGRRLEVTVGSEEENLLQPFLPYMPTNTRPAAAIPSQVITVSVSKDTPRLTKRRLPSFLLNYPVPQALKDCVEAQNDVLVTQPCLGEVLSASNMLARFSALLWLEELHAERELREFTISGALLKKGAAYLHLEVNGLAEGRPSLNISDRIVLKKPRSDGVVIEYISYVTEINDESVSLRVNSEFLHSYLGEPLDVEFSYNRTTTRRCHNALHQMKHFGDFLFPTTVTLQPPLWTGKWEDEPDQNKAIGDNEAPALENGKVSSMSVNMNSKATQTKHGGLLSKPIPSKGHFFNPELNPPQREAVKRILEGECRPIPYVLFGPPGTGKTITLIEAILQVYHFIPSSRVLVCTPSNSAADLICIRLHDSGFLHAASLARVNASCRQDESIPEVLRLYSRAGEDIRQACYNRIVVSTCSSAGMFHNLGLQVGHFTHVFLDEAGQATEPESSIPMSLVSERDGQIVLAGDPRQLGPIVKSKLAAAFGLGVSLLERLMSNPLYSRHDWGYNPKLVTKLIYNYRSHEALLVLPSKLFYQGELCCKAPRAIADSLCQWKNLPKKGFPLLFHGVRGTEMREGNNPSWFNPVEAVQAMLYCCQLSKKLYNPVNASDIGIIAPYKKQCEKIRVLLGKVGLSDIKVGSVEEFQGQEFLVIIMSTVRSNESVQSDDLQSALGFLANPKRFNVAITRPKALLLIVGNPHILIRDLCFRALLQYCFINGAYLGCDPPPSLRDSQIVAEEQKSA comes from the exons ATGCTGACTGCTGTGCGGTGCATGCTGTCCAAGCTGGTGTCTCCATTGTGGAGGACAGGGGAGGTGGATGGAGAAGGCTTTACTTCCGGTACATCAG ACGTGGAGGACATTCGCCACCTGCGGGGCAGTGTGGTGACTCAGCTCTGCCTCGACTATGGCATGATCGACGATGCGGTCTACTTCACCAGTGGACAGGTGTTGGGCGGGATGCCTCTCAAAGAAGGGGACCTGGTGAACGGCATAGCAGTGAGAGATGGTGCCCAAGGCGGATGGAAAGCTTTGAGG GTTGAGAAGAGTGCAGATGCTTGGGAAGATGGCGGAAAAACCTCCTTAGAAGCCGACTGTATGCAGCTGCGGCCTCTCATTGGCACAGTCACATCGTTTGAAGGAGATGGCGGCTACATAAACCAGACCACATACTTCCCACGCCACAGTCTTTGGGAAG GTTATGAGCCAATGAAAGGAGACTGGGTCCAAGCAAAATATTTTATCAATCCAACCCACTGGACCACCCAGGCTAATTCTGTGGCCCCATTACGCTATCGCCGCCTTGACCGG gtgtgtgtgaccagtgtgTTTGGTAACAAAGGAGTGGTGCAGGACAGTGTGTTCTTCTGCCTGGACTCTCTCCGACTGCCTGCCCACTATCAGCCGCTGCCGGGGCACCTGGTGAACCTGGTAATGGTAGAGAGCAGTCAGTCCATGTTCAGTTGGAGGGCCCTGTGCATGGCACCCTGCCTTCAGAG TCAGAGTTCTTCTGCTGCACGTCTGCCTGATACTGATCTCCGGAGCCTCTTGGAAAACAAAGGAGAGCTGGACGTTACAGAGTATGGACAGTTTGGGGATCTGAGGATTGGGGAGAGACAAGAGCTGGTGCTCTGGATACA AAATAAAGGATCAGAGACCCACAGGTTGAAACGCTGTGACTTTGCTGGCTGGGACTCAAAAGAACAGTTCAGCCTTGTGACTGTCAAAGGCTCCACAACgacgagacagaaacagactttGCGAGGAAATGGCCCTGAGTCTGGAAAAGAAGTCTGTGATGCAAAAGAGCTGAACAAAGTTAATGGTGATGTGGTGAAGAAGAATAACCATTCTCTTGGTgtaaggagggaggaaagggagcTGGATATTCCACCAGGAGAGAGGCTGTCTGTTGTAGTGGCCTGCCAAGCAAA GAGCCTGGGGAGCTGCTCCGAGTTGCTTTTGCTGCACTTCGCCTCTTTCACCATTGGGAGGCGCCTGGAGGTCACGGTGGGGAGCGAAGAGGAGAACCTGCTGCAACCCTTTCTGCCCTACATGCCCACTAACACGCGTCCGGCCGCAGCAATACCTAGTCAAGTGATCACCGTCTCTGTTTCAAAAGACACACCAAG ACTTACTAAGCGGCGACTTCCAAGCTTCCTGCTGAACTACCCAGTGCCTCAGGCTCTGAAAGACTGTGTGGAGGCGCAGAATGACGTGCTGGTGACTCAGCCTTGCCTCGGAGAG GTGCTGTCAGCATCCAACATGCTTGCCCGCTTCTCAGCCCTTCTCTGGCTGGAAGAGCTGCATGCAGAGCGGGAACTGAGAGAATTCACAATCAGCGGAGCGCTTCTCAAGAAGGGAGCTGCGTACCTGCACCTAGAGGTCAACGGGTTGGCTGAAGGCAGACCCAGTCTCAATATAA GTGACAGGATAGTGCTGAAGAAGCCGCGGAGTGACGGCGTTGTAATAGAATACATCAGTTATGTCACAGAG ATCAATGATGAGAGTGTGAGCTTGAGAGTGAACTCAGAGTTTCTGCACAGTTACCTTGGAGAGCCGCTCGACGTCGAGTTCTCATACAACAG AACCACCACAAGGCGGTGCCATAATGCACTTCACCAGATGAAGCACTTTGGGGACT TTCTGTTCCCCACTACAGTGACTCTTCAGCCCCCTCTGTGGACCGGAAAATGGGAAGATGAGCCAGACCAAAACAAGGCAATAGGGGACAATGAg GCTCCAGCGCTGGAAAACGGAAAGGTGTCGAGCATGTCCGTCAACATGAACTCAAAGGCCACACAGACGAAAC ATGGTGGACTGCTGTCCAAACCCATTCCCAGCAAAGGGCACTTCTTTAACCCAGAGCTGAACCCCCCTCAGAGGGAGGCAGTGAAGAGGATCCTGGAAGGAGAGTGTCGGCCCATTCCTTACGTTCTGTTTGGACCGCCAGGCACTGGGAAGACCATCACCCTCATAGAGGCCATACTACAG GTTTACCACTTCATTCCCAGCAGTCGGGTACTCGTGTGTACCCCGTCCAACAGCGCTGCTGACCTCATCTGCATCCGACTGCATGACAGCGGCTTCCTGCATGCTGCAAGTCTGGCCCGCGTCAACGCGTCTTGTCGGCAGGACGAG TCCATCCCAGAAGTGCTGAGACTGTACTCGAGGGCAGGGGAGGACATTCGTCAGGCCTGTTATAACAGGATCGTGGTCAGCACCTGCTCCAGCGCTGGCATGTTCCATAATCTCGGACTACA GGTGGGACATTTTACCCACGTGTTCTTGGATGAAGCCGGTCAGGCCACTGAGCCCGAGTCCTCGATCCCCATGAGCCTTGTatcagagagagatggacag ATAGTGTTGGCCGGAGACCCCCGTCAGTTGGGTCCAATAGTGAAGTCCAAGCTGGCTGCTGCCTTTGGCCTGGGGGTGTCTCTGTTAGAGAGGCTCATGTCCAACCCACTGTACTCCAGACATGACTGGGGATACAACCCTAAGCTG GTGACTAAGCTGATCTACAACTACCGTTCTCACGAGGCCTTGCTCGTGCTGCCGTCCAAGCTCTTCTACCAGGGGGAACTGTGTTGTAAAGCTCCCAGGGCCATAGCAGACTCCCTCTGCCAGTGGAAAAACCTGCCCAAAAAAggcttccctctcctcttccacgGCGTCAGG GGCACAGAAATGAGGGAAGGCAACAACCCATCATGGTTCAACCCGGTGGAGGCAGTGCAGGCCATGCTCTACTGCTGCCAGCTATCCAAGAAGCTCTACAACCCTGTGAATGCCTCTGACATTGGCATCATTGCTCCCTACAAGAAGCAA TGCGAGAAGATCCGAGTACTGCTGGGAAAAGTTGGCCTGTCTGACATCAAAGTGGGCTCTGTGGAGGAGTTCCAAGGACAAGAGTTCCTGGTCATCATCATGTCTACG GTGCGCTCTAATGAATCGGTACAGAGTGACGATTTGCAGAGTGCGCTCGGCTTCCTGGCCAACCCCAAACGATTCAACGTGGCCATCACTCGTCCCAAAGCCCTTCTCTTAATTGTTGGGAATCCCCACATTCTCATTAGG GATTTATGCTTCAGGGCTCTGCTGCAGTACTGCTTCATCAATGGGGCATATCTGGGCTGcgatccccctccctccctaaGAGACTCGCAGAT AGTTGCAGAGGAGCAAAAGAGTGCATAA